A stretch of the Argentina anserina chromosome 6, drPotAnse1.1, whole genome shotgun sequence genome encodes the following:
- the LOC126798143 gene encoding AUGMIN subunit 5, with protein sequence MQGSSSSSAAQPEAILEWLHKEMGYRPLGSYAGKSQSPSIDAVRKICRGNMIPIWSFLITRVKSESTVKNIRRNITVHGDSGGALVKKEEGRSRGGGGRRKEKAGGESSSAAEVREAALVEREAAEKEVEKLRSMVKRQRKDLKARMLEVSRAEAERKRMLDERSKKRHKQVMLDAYYLQCEEAEKIFAEYHKRLCYYVNQARDSQRLSVDSSLESVNSFSSNSEKEAVYSTLRGSKAADDVLLIETTRERNIRKACETLAAHIIEKIRNSFPAYEGSGIHLSPQLEAAKLGIEFDGELPEEVRGAVLTGLKSPPQLLQAITSYTSRLKSVISREIEKIDVRADAETLRYKYENNRVVDVSSPDVSSPLHYQLYGNGKIGVDAPSRGTQLLERQKAHVQQFLATEDALNKAAEARSLCQNLIKRLHGNSDGVPSGISQNVGSLRQLELEVWAKEREVAGLRASLNTLMSEIQRLNKLCAERKEAEDSLKKKWKKIEEFDSRRSELETIYTALLKVNMDAAAFWSQQPLAAREYASSTIIPACTIVMDLSNNAKDLIEKEVSAFDQSPDNSLYMLPATPQALLESMGSHGSTGPEAVAAAEKNAAILTAKAGARDPSAIPSICRVSAALQYPGGLEGSDAALASVLESLEFCLKLRGSEASVLEDLAKAINLVHTRQDLVESGHVLLNHAYRAQQEYDRKTSFCLNLAAEQERIVTEKWLPELKTAILNAQKCLEDCDYVRGLLDEWWEQPAATVVDWILVDGLNVAAWHNHVKQLLAFYDQEHM encoded by the exons ATGCAGGGCTCGTCGTCGAGCTCtgcggctcagccggaggccATACTGGAGTGGCTCCACAAGGAAATGGGGTACCGACCCCTGGGCAGCTACGCCGGAAAGTCCCAATCGCCGTCGATCGACGCCGTGAGGAAGATTTGCAGGGGGAACATGATACCTATCTGGAGCTTCTTGATCACGCGCGTCAAGTCGGAGAGCACTGTGAAGAATATCCGGAGGAATATTACGGTGCACGGCGACAGCGGCGGCGCGTTGGTGAAGAAGGAGGAAGGGAGGAGTAGAGGAGGAGGGGggaggaggaaggagaaggCTGGAGGGGAGAGCTCGAGTGCGGCGGAGGTCAGGGAGGCGGCGCTGGTGGAGAGGGAGGCGGCGGAGAAGGAGGTGGAGAAGCTGAGGAGTATGGTGAAGAGGCAGAGGAAGGATTTGAAGGCTAGAATGTTGGAGGTTTCGAGGGCCGAGGCCGAAAGGAAGAGGATGCTTGATGAGAGATCAAAGAAGAG GCATAAGCAGGTGATGTTGGATGCATACTATTTACAGTGTGAGGAAGCAGAGAAGATATTTGCAGAGTATCATAAACGTCTCTGTTACTATGTGAATCAAGCCAGGGATTCTCAGAGGTTAAGCGTGGATTCGTCTCTTGAATCGGTTAATAGCTTTAGTTCCAACAGTGAAAAGGAGGCTGTTTATTCAACACTTAGGGGAAGTAAAGCTGCAGATGATGTGCTTCTTATTGAAACCACCCGGGAAAGAAACATAAGGAAGGCATGTGAAACTCTTGCAGCACAtattattgaaaagatacgtaATTCTTTTCCTGCGTATGAAGGAAGTGGCATTCATTTAAGTCCTCAGTTAGAAGCTGCCAAGTTAGGAATTGAATTTGATGGGGAATTACCTGAGGAGGTCAGAGGTGCAGTTCTGACTGGTCTGAAGAGTCCTCCTCAGTTGCTTCAGGCAATTACGTCATACACATCACGATTGAAATCTGTAATTTCCAGGGAAATAGAGAAAATCGATGTAAGAGCTGATGCAGAAACTTTAAG GTATAAGTATGAAAACAACCGAGTTGTGGATGTTTCGTCTCCTGACGTGAGTTCACCTTTACACTATCAACTTTATGGTAATGGAAAGATAGGAGTTGATGCACCATCTAGAGGAACACAGCTTCTTGAAAGACAG AAAGCTCATGTTCAACAATTTTTGGCTACTGAAGATGCACTGAACAAAGCTGCAGAAGCTAGGAGTCTATGCCAGAATCTTATAAAGCGTTTGCATGGAAATAGTGATGGAGTTCCTTCAGGCATATCACAAAATGTTGGCAGTCTTAGGCAACTTGAG TTGGAGGTTTGGGCCAAGGAAAGAGAAGTTGCTGGCTTAAGGGCTAGCTTGAATACACTTATGTCTGAAATACAACGCCTGAATAAATTATGtgcagaaagaaaagaagctgAAGATTCTTTAAAGAAGAAGtggaaaaaaattgaagaattTGATTCCCGCAGATCTGAACTGGAAACCATATATACTGCTCTACTAAAAGTTAACATG GATGCTGCCGCCTTCTGGAGTCAGCAGCCTTTAGCCGCAagggagtatgcatcaagcaCTATTATTCCAGCATGCACAATAGTTATGGATCTATCAAATAATGCAAAAGATCTTATTGAAAAAGAAGTATCTGCATTTGATCAAAGTCCTGATAATAGTCTCTACATGCTGCCAGCAACTCCACAG GCACTATTGGAGTCAATGGGTTCACACGGTTCTACTGGACCTGAAGCTGTTGCTGCTGCAGAAAAGAATGCAGCTATATTAACTGCAAAAGCTGGTGCTAGGGATCCATCAGCAATACCATCCATATGTCGTGTGTCAGCTGCCTTACAGTATCCTGGTG GTCTGGAGGGTTCAGATGCTGCTTTAGCCTCAGTGCTTGAATCGCTGGAGTTCTGTTTGAAACTTCGTGGTTCTGAGGCTAGCGTATTGGAGGACTTAGCTAAGGCAATCAATTTGGTCCATACACGACAGGACCTTGTTGAAAGTGGTCACGTGTTGTTGAACCATGCTTATAGAGCTCAACAAGAATATGATAG GAAAACGAGTTTTTGTTTAAATTTGGCTGCTGAGCAAGAGAGAATTGTCACAGAGAAATGGTTGCCAGAACTTAAGActgcaattttgaatgctcaAAAGTGCTTGGAAGATTGCGATTATGTTAGGGGATTG CTTGATGAATGGTGGGAGCAACCAGCGGCAACAGTTGTTGATTGGATTCTCGTTGATGGATTAAATGTTGCAGCATGGCACAATCATGTGAAACAGCTTCTTGCATTTTATGACCAGGAGCACATGTGA
- the LOC126798852 gene encoding E3 ubiquitin-protein ligase At3g02290-like, with protein sequence MGAVCCCLNTDDFEDYVNPNSSALRHCPCVSCFVQNFVNVYSSLFSRGELQSLPSSIQGAASMTSAASLDSSLSDMYRSPPRPLPYDADPRFIRLQRDGLVSRREKGTSHSHEETEPLRSDTDADSEYLSTGDKWNGSACEEGSKEHRSRSSLKLSSAKATTGFGIIYTSSEEEDVCPTCLEEYTPENPKIITKCSHHYHLGCIYEWMERSESCPVCGKVMAFDETT encoded by the exons ATGGGTGCTGTCTGCTGTTGTTTGAATACTGATGATTTTGAAGATTATGTGAATCCAAATAGCTCCGCATTGAGACACTGTCCGTGTGTCAGTTGCTTTGTTCAAAACTTTGTGAATGTG TATTCATCACTGTTCAGCAGAGGGGAATTGCAGTCTCTCCCCTCATCCATTCAGGGGGCTGCATCAATGACTTCTGCAGCCTCACTTGATAGCTCTTTATCTGACATGTATCGCTCTCCTCCAAGGCCCTTGCCTTATGATGCTGACCCAAGATTCATCCGCTTGCAGCGGGATGGATTGGTTTCTAGGCGTGAGAAAGGCACCAGTCATTCTCATGAGGAGACCGAACCTCTAAGAAGTGATACCGATGCAGATTCAGAGTATTTGAGTACAGGAGACAAATGGAATGGATCTGCTTGTGAAGAGGGATCAAAAGAACATCGTTCCAGATCCTCGTTGAAGTTATCATCGGCAAAAGCAACAACTGGATTCGGTATCATCTATACATcttcagaagaagaggatgtATGCCCAACATGTCTTGAAG AATATACTCCAGAAAACCCCAAAATAATTACAAAATGCTCTCATCATTATCATCTTGGTTGTATATATGAGTGGATGGAGAGAAGTGAAAGTTGTCCTGTTTGTGGCAAG GTCATGGCATTCGATGAAACGACTTAA
- the LOC126800105 gene encoding uncharacterized protein LOC126800105 — protein sequence MAMKHPFRVPKKPCTIDIISDPVCPWCFIAKKNLDKALEEADPLYEFELRWHPFQSDDIPKEGIDKKKHSEDKHGSAQISETVEMRIGDILRMSYDEIEYKLSGIMGNPLDYFRLVHFAGEQDHDMQHDLVDEILLGYFTEEKDIADREYLVECAGKIGVEGAAEFLEDPNNGLNEVTEELKKYSGTKQVPYYVFNGKVNCVGAQPKEVFLRAFEAATK from the exons ATGGCTATGAAGCATCCCTTCCGAGTTCCCAAAAAGCCTTGCACAATCGACATCATTTCGGATCCGGTATGCCCTTGGTGCTTTATAGCCAAGAAAAATCTGGACAAAGCTCTAGAGGAGGCTGATCCCCTCTACGAGTTCGAGCTCCGGTGGCATCCATTTCAATCTGATGACATCCCTAAAGAAGGCATTGATAAGAAGAAGCATTCTGAGGATAAGCATGGCTCTGCTCAAATATCTGAAACTGTGGAAATGCGCATAGGAGAT ATTTTAAGAATGTCCTACGATGAGATTGAATACAAACTTTCTGGTATCAT GGGAAATCCTCTAGATTATTTCAGGCTTGTACATTTTGCTGGGGAACAGGATCATGATATGCAACATGATCTTGTGGATGAGATATTGCTTGGGTACTTCACAGAGGAAAAAGACATTGCAGACAG GGAATATCTTGTGGAATGTGCTGGCAAGATTGGTGTAGAAGGGGCAGCAGAGTTTCTTGAAGACCCTAACAATGGCCTCAATGAG GTCACAGAAGAGCTCAAGAAGTACTCGGGAACGAAACAAGTCCCATATTACGTG TTTAATGGAAAGGTAAACTGCGTCGGTGCTCAGCCGAAGGAGGTGTTCTTGAGAGCTTTCGAAGCAGCCACAAAATGA
- the LOC126799012 gene encoding uncharacterized protein LOC126799012 translates to MAEGAEPAKKLVEIDIVSDTVCPWCFVGKKNLDKALEASKGQYDFRIRWHPYQLNPNAPKEGVDKRKYYEQKFGSDMSAKMGNRMSEVFRSHGLEYDLSGLTGNTLDSHRLIYFAGQQDLAKQHDLVGELFLGYFTQAKYIGDREYLLECARKIGVEGAAEFLADPNNGLNEVKEDLKKYSGNVNGVPHFMINNGKQALSGAQPPETFLKAFKVVTK, encoded by the exons ATGGCTGAGGGAGCCGAACCTGCGAAGAAGCTCGTGGAGATTGATATAGTTTCGGATACAGTATGTCCATGGTGCTTTGTGGGCAAGAAGAATCTGGACAAGGCTTTGGAGGCATCCAAAGGTCAATATGACTTCAGG ATCAGATGGCACCCATATCAGCTTAATCCTAATGCCCCTAAAGAAGGTGTTGATAAGAGAAAGTACTATGAGCAAAAATTTGGGTCTGATATGTCTGCAAAAATGGGAAATAGGATGTCAGAG GTTTTCAGAAGCCATGGCCTCGAATATGACCTGTCTGGACTAAC GGGAAATACTCTAGATAGTCACAGGCTTATTTACTTTGCCGGGCAGCAGGATCTTGCTAAGCAACATGATCTTGTCGGTGAGCTTTTTCTTGGGTACTTCACACAAGCAAAGTACATTGGAGACAG GGAATATCTTCTGGAATGTGCTAGGAAGATTGGCGTAGAAGGAGCAGCAGAGTTTCTTGCAGACCCCAACAATGGGCTCAATGAG GTGAAAGAAGACCTTAAGAAGTATTCGGGCAATGTAAACGGAGTCCCACATTTCATG ATTAACAATGGAAAGCAAGCATTAAGTGGTGCTCAACCGCCTGAGACTTTCTTGAAAGCTTTCAAAGTTGTGACAAAGTGA
- the LOC126797575 gene encoding uncharacterized protein LOC126797575 has translation MDELLGRNNRPPSIKARSAIYVWGYNQSGQTGRNGRDRQLRIPKQLSPDLFGSNSRWLDIACGREHTAAVDSDGYLFTWGANEFGQLGDGTEERSKHPRKVKHLETEFVKSVSCGAHCTAAIAEPRDNDGTVSTSRLWIWGQNQGSNLPRLFWGAFAPTTAIRQVSCGAAHVMALSEDGLLQAWGYNEFGQLGRGVTCEGLQGARVINVYAKFLDEAPELVKITQVSCGEYHTAALSEDGEVYTWGLGSMGQLGHCSLQSADKELLPRRVVALDGIFMKDVACGGVHTCAVTQKGALYAWGGSRAGQLGLGPENGFFSCNPNESASFFRNIPALVIPLGVQLIACGHSHTLISTREGRIHGWGYNSYGQASNEKSTYAWYPSPVDWCVGEVRKLAAGGGHSAVMTDACSLKELCEFRLADSVTPTNASIIEDIASRTDSDNLVRLCERLRQHMLDGGDYECEYDEPNG, from the exons ATGGACGAACTTCTCGGCCGAAATAACCGACCGCCGAGCATTAAGGCGAGAAGCGCGATTTACGTCTGGGGTTACAACCAGTCTGGCCAGACTGGTCGCAACGGCCGTGACCGCCAGCTCCGAATCCCCAAGCAGCTCTCCCCCGACCTCTTCGGCTCTAACTCCCGCTGGCTCGACATCGCCTGCGGCCGCGAGCACACCGCCGCTGTTGACTCCGATGGCTACCTCTTCACTTGGG GGGCGAATGAGTTTGGTCAATTGGGAGATGGCACTGAGGAGAGGAGTAAGCATCCGAGGAAAGTGAAGCATCTGGAGACGGAGTTTGTCAAGTCTGTGTCGTGTGGTGCACATTGTACAGCTGCCATTGCGGAACCTCGAGACAACGATGGGACGGTTTCGACTAGTAGGCTTTGGATTTGGGGACAGAATCAG GGTTCAAATCTGCCGCGTTTGTTTTGGGGTGCATTTGCTCCGACCACG GCTATCCGTCAAGTATCTTGTGGAGCAGCTCATGTGATGGCTTTATCAGAGGATGGTCTGCTACAAGCTTGGG GATACAATGAATTTGGCCAGCTTGGCAGGGGCGTTACATGTGAAGGATTACAAGGGGCTCGTGTAATAAATGTTTATGCAAAGTTCCTTGATGAAGCCCCTGAGCTTGTGAAGATTACCCAAGTGTCATGCGGGGAGTACCACACAGCAGCTCTATCTGAAGATGGCGAGGT GTATACTTGGGGGTTGGGAAGCATGGGGCAACTTGGTCATTGTTCCCTACAATCTGCTGATAAAGAGTTATTGCCAAGGAGAGTGGTGGCACTTGATGGAATCTTCATGAAGGATGTGGCATGTGGTGGTGTGCATACATGTGCCGTGACTCAGAAGGGAGCTCTTTATGCTTGGGGTGGCAGTCGAGCAGGACAATTAGGCCTCGGCCCTGAAAATGGATTTTTTTCATGTAATCCTAATGAGTCTGCAAGCTTTTTCCGTAACATCCCTGCTTTGGTTATTCCGCTTGGTGTGCAGCTCATTGCATGTGGACATTCCCATACACTAATTTCTACAAGGGAAGGAAGAATTCATGGATGGGGCTACAATAGCTATGGTCAGGCATCTAATGAAAAATCTACATATGCTTGGTATCCATCTCCAGTTGATTG GTGTGTTGGGGAAGTTCGAAAACTTGCAGCTGGTGGGGGACATTCAGCTGTTATGACTGATGCATGTTCTTTGAAGGAATTGTGCGAATTTAGGCTTGCAGATAGCGTGACTCCAACCAATGCTTCCATTATTGAGGACATTGCGTCTAGAACAGATTCAGATAATTTAGTACGCCTTTGTGAAAGATTGAG GCAGCACATGCTTGATGGTGGCGACTACGAATGTGAATATGATGAGCCAAATGGCTAG
- the LOC126797576 gene encoding truncated transcription factor CAULIFLOWER A-like isoform X1, giving the protein MGRGKVQLKRIENKISRQVTFSKRRTGLLKKAHEISVLCDAEVALIVFSTKGKLFEYATDSSMEGILERHEQYSYAERQSMCFPDSESQGSWSMEFPKLAARIEILKRKIRNYTGEDLDPLSLRELQSLEQQIDIALKRVRARKNQVVHESISEMQKKQRTLQEQNNSLAKKLKENEKLLQGEHNDSQQANPSTLVLMPPQQPPSPALLSSQTVGTKYANSVGLSKVEVMQWIKMMGEEFSLSLLVAQSCHHGWLAIGINDDCKSHQKHM; this is encoded by the exons ATGGGAAGAGGCAAGGTTCAGCTGAAGCGGATCGAGAACAAGATCAGCAGACAAGTAACGTTCTCGAAGCGAAGAACTGGATTGCTTAAGAAAGCTCATGAGATCTCAGTTCTCTGTGATGCTGAGGTAGCTTTGATTGTCTTCTCCACCAAAGGCAAGCTCTTTGAGTATGCTACCGATTCcag CATGGAGGGGATCCTGGAGCGGCATGAGCAGTACTCCTATGCAGAAAGGCAAAGCATGTGTTTTCCTGATTCAGAATCACAG GGAAGCTGGTCCATGGAATTTCCCAAGCTAGCGGCAAGGATTGAAAtcttaaagagaaaaataag GAATTACACGGGAGAGGATTTAGACCCCTTAAGCTTGAGGGAGCTTCAAAGTTTGGAGCAACAGATTGATATAGCTCTGAAGCGCGTACGAGCAAGAAAG AACCAAGTAGTGCACGAATCCATCTCAGAGATGCAGAAGAAG CAAAGGACATTGCAAGAGCAAAACAACTCGCTAGCAAAGAAG CTCAAGGAGAATGAAAAGCTTCTACAAGGAGAACATAATGATAGTCAGCAGGCAAACCCCTCAACCCTTGTGTTAATGCCGCCTCAGCAACCTCCATCACCAGCACTGCTCTCTTCTCAAACTGTTGG TACTAAGTATGCAAATTCAGTGGGGCTTTCCAAGGTAGAAGTGATGCAATGGATAAAGATGATGGGAGAAGAATTCAGCCTCAGCCTGCTAGTAGCACAGTCATGCCACCATGGATGGTTAGCCATTGGAATTAATGATGACTGCAAATCACATCAGAAACATATGTAA
- the LOC126797576 gene encoding truncated transcription factor CAULIFLOWER A-like isoform X2, whose protein sequence is MGRGKVQLKRIENKISRQVTFSKRRTGLLKKAHEISVLCDAEVALIVFSTKGKLFEYATDSSMEGILERHEQYSYAERQSMCFPDSESQGSWSMEFPKLAARIEILKRKIRNYTGEDLDPLSLRELQSLEQQIDIALKRVRARKNQVVHESISEMQKKQRTLQEQNNSLAKKLKENEKLLQGEHNDSQQANPSTLVLMPPQQPPSPALLSSQTVGGAFQGRSDAMDKDDGRRIQPQPASSTVMPPWMVSHWN, encoded by the exons ATGGGAAGAGGCAAGGTTCAGCTGAAGCGGATCGAGAACAAGATCAGCAGACAAGTAACGTTCTCGAAGCGAAGAACTGGATTGCTTAAGAAAGCTCATGAGATCTCAGTTCTCTGTGATGCTGAGGTAGCTTTGATTGTCTTCTCCACCAAAGGCAAGCTCTTTGAGTATGCTACCGATTCcag CATGGAGGGGATCCTGGAGCGGCATGAGCAGTACTCCTATGCAGAAAGGCAAAGCATGTGTTTTCCTGATTCAGAATCACAG GGAAGCTGGTCCATGGAATTTCCCAAGCTAGCGGCAAGGATTGAAAtcttaaagagaaaaataag GAATTACACGGGAGAGGATTTAGACCCCTTAAGCTTGAGGGAGCTTCAAAGTTTGGAGCAACAGATTGATATAGCTCTGAAGCGCGTACGAGCAAGAAAG AACCAAGTAGTGCACGAATCCATCTCAGAGATGCAGAAGAAG CAAAGGACATTGCAAGAGCAAAACAACTCGCTAGCAAAGAAG CTCAAGGAGAATGAAAAGCTTCTACAAGGAGAACATAATGATAGTCAGCAGGCAAACCCCTCAACCCTTGTGTTAATGCCGCCTCAGCAACCTCCATCACCAGCACTGCTCTCTTCTCAAACTGTTGG TGGGGCTTTCCAAGGTAGAAGTGATGCAATGGATAAAGATGATGGGAGAAGAATTCAGCCTCAGCCTGCTAGTAGCACAGTCATGCCACCATGGATGGTTAGCCATTGGAATTAA